The genomic DNA TTTGGCCGTATCCTTTCACAACAAACCTAGCCTTGTATCGAGGTGACAAACTGGTCTCATCATGCCTAATCCTATACACCCACTTATTAAGCAAAGCCTTTTTACCCTTAGGCAACTTCACCAACTCAAGAGTATGGTTCTCTTCAAAAGAATTCATCTCGTCACCCACGACATCATGCCATTTATCCTTGTGTTCATCTTTCAAAGCTTCACTATAGCTTTTAGGTTCTCCCCCATCAGTAAGTAACACATACTCACCAGGATTATACCTAGTCGACGGTATAAGACCTCTCTCAGATCTTCTAACAATAGGTGGATTCTCAGTAGTTGGTGTCTCACCATGATCGTCACCATGATCACCATTACCATCATCATGTGCGGGAGCATCTGCACCAGGTGTATCAACATGAACCTCACCCTCAACCTCACCGTGGACCGATGTAGAAGGAGTAACCTCTAAATCAATCAAACTCTCATTACTCTGAGCTGGTTTTCCGGACTTGTCAATGTCCTTTATCGTTTGATCTTCCATGAACACAACATCTCTGCTCCTAATGAGCTTCTTCTCAACGGGATCATAAAATCTGTACCCAAACTCAACCTGACCATAACCAATGAACACACATTGTCGCGACTTCATTTCAAGCTTTGACCTCTCATCTTTGGGAATATGAACAAATGCCTTACACCCAAAAACCCTCAAATGACCATAAGAAACATCCTTACCAGTTCAAACCCTTTCTGGAATATCACCCTCCAATGGAGCACTCGGTGATAAATTCAACACGTGAACAACTGAGCTCAAAGCCTCACCCCAGAAAGTCTGTGCCAAACCTGATTGTGAAATCAAACATCTAACTCTTTCGACAATTGTCCTGTTCATTCTTTCAGCCAACCCATTCAATTGTGGAGTCTTAGGTGGCGTGAACTGATGCCTAATCCCATGTTCTTTGCAATAAGCATCAAATGGTCCAGAATACCCTCTACCATTATCAATGCGGATACACTTCAACTTCTTTCCCGTCTGTCTCTCAACCAATGCCACAAAATGCTTAAAATATCCCAGCACCTGATCTTTCGTCTTCATAGTAAAAACCCACAACTTCCTTGAATGATCATCAATAAAAGTGACAAAATATGATGCACCACCAAGAGATTTTGTCTTCATTGGACCACATACATCAGAATGCACCAAATCAAGTACATCAGGTTTTCTAGAAGGCGCAGAAGACTTGAAAGAGACTCTGTGTTGTTTACCTCGCAAACAATGCGCACACTTCTTCAAATGCGAACCAGAGATAGTTGGAATAACCTCCTTCTTAGAAAACACAGACAATCCTTTCTCACTTACATGACCGAGTCTCTTATGCCACAACTCCATGGCATCATCCTCCAAAGCATTAACACTATCTTTGGAGACCTTAGCCTGCATCAAACAGAAAGGTGAAAGCTTCTCACCTCGAGCCACAACCATAGAACCACGTGAAAGCTTCCATTTACCACCACCGTGTAAACTGTAGAAACCTTCATCATCAAGTCTTCCCGTAGATATCAAATTCATCCGAAGATCTGGGACATGCTTAACATCCTTAAGCACAAGTCTAGTCCCAAGACTAGTCTCCAAGCAAATATCACCAATGCCAACAACCTGAGCCAAACCATCATTCCCCATCTTTACAGAACCATAACTACCCGAAGTATAGGTAGAATACAAATCCCGTTGGGATGTAGCATGAGTAGTAGCTCCACTATCAACCACCCAGCTGGTGTTCTGGCATACATTAATGGCATCATTCtcaagaagaatgagaaactGATCGTCAATGATTGTCACTCGATCTACTTCTTCTTGCTTCCCTTGCTGCTTGTTATCTCTTTTCAACTTCCAGCAATCTTTCTTCAAGTGTCCTTTCTTGTGACAGTAGTGAAACTCCATATTAGCAAATTTATTAGATTTGCTCCTGCTCCTGTTCTTATCATTCTTGGGCTCTCTAAATATACTCCTCCCCCTTGACTCAATAACCAACACATCTGAACGCGAGGAACTAGCATTAGACTGTCTTCTAGTTTCCTCATTCAAGACACTGTTCTTCACTACATCCATCGAAATAGCACCATTCGACGCGGAGTTACAAAGAGACATCCTAAACACCTCCCAAGAATCTGGTAATGTACCAAGAAGCCACAGACCATGAATCTCATCCTCAAACTTGACTCCCATATCAGAAAGTTTATTAAGCAGCCCCTGAAACACATTTAAGTGATCAGTCATCGGAGTTCCCTCCTGATACCTCAACTCAATCAACTTTTTGATCATGTACATCTTATTATTCCCGGTCTTTTGAGCAAACAGTTGCTCCAGCTTCAACCACAAAGAACGAGCATTAGTCTCATTTTCAATATGATTCAACACATTATCATCTACCTATTGCCTTATCAAACCACAAACTTGGCGATGCTGCAATTTCCACTGATCATCAGTCTTATCTTCAGGTTTCTTCTCCTCAAAGACAGGAACATGAAATTCCTTCACGAAAAGCAAATCTTCCATCTTGCCTTTCCATAGATGATAATTAGAACCATTCAAGCTTATCATTCTACCCATATTTTCCATCGTTCACAAAAGTAACTAATAACCAAAGTTATTAAAccaaagctctgataccactttgtTGGGGAAACAACGCACAGTTGCGCAGCGGAATAAAGTTTCACCCTAACTTATGTGAACTTGTgaggaaaatataataaacttagTAGAGCGTACAATAAATAAGACACAGAATTATACGTGGAAAACCTCCCCAATGCGAGGAGTAAAAACCACGGGACCGTAGTCCACTCAAAATTCCACTATCACCAATGTATTTGAGTACAACCACGTCCTCTCCAGAGACTAAGGCTACAAGTAGCAATctcaataagaaaacaacacacaagAGAGAACACAAAAGCCTAAAAATATGCAGTTCCAAACAATCCTAGATTTACTAAGATTCCGGCAACCTATTCAGATCTCCACCGTACATATCCTAGATAAACAGGTCAGGAACAACTCTGCAAAATTTCAGCTCAAACCGAGAAGATCTCATTGTTGGATCTTACAAACACTCACGACAGATGCTGCAGAAATCTGGAAATTCCAGACACGACCAGACTCGCTAAAACTCAGATTTCTCACAAACCAACCGTTGAAACAAAATCTCTACCGTCAAATATGTAGAACACTGAGTCACGAAGCTACCCTCCAAAAATCAGCTAGATCGGAGCTCGTTTGAATGTCCAAACGTGCAAAACACCAAACCCTAAAAgttctgtttttctcttctcctctagATCCGAAAAtcaactcttttctctctattttttcttatgCCAATAATTAGGTTAATAGTGTTTATATAGTGTCTCATAACCTAAAACCCAATATTAATCTCATAGACTAATATAATGGCCCAAGTCCAGGTTTGGTTAACCAAATCCAATTGGTTTCCCCACTAGGAGGAAAACTCAACAGCGAAGAACATCTACTGGAGACCGCTGCCTTTTCCCTGTCTTACGGACATCATTGTACTCGACTGCCCAAAACTGAGAAAGCTTCCACTCAATTCTAAAAGTGGCTCAGGTGGTGAAAACGGACTCTTCATAAAACACAGAGATAAAGAATGGATAAAAGGGGTTGAGCGGGAGGATGAAGTTACCAAAGCTCGCTTCTTAACGTTAATCCCGTAAAAGGTTTACAATAGATCTCCTCTTCTGTACtttttcttaacatttttttatattcaacaCAGGAACTGATGTCAATATTAATTAGTATAACTATTTTacaatttattcattttaatttaagttattaAGTATTGATTAATGGTTTTGTTTCaaagaaagtttgaaaattgGGAGATGCTACGATTAGTAGTCTATACTTTTTCTCAAGTTGAAAGTAATGTACCTTTAATTATCTTTTGCATGACACAAACAATCTGTTTCGCCTGTTCGCGCAATCCTTTCGGGTTTACTCAAATCAGttaatttcaagttttcaacttCTTTTACTGTAATGTGGGGAATTCAGATAACTTGATGAATAAAGTCCCTCAATGGCTATACTCACAATCTTGAGAAGAATCTTACAGATCATGGCTAAACGAGATGATTTGTCAAGAAGGCTCACAAGAGAGGAGGATAGATGTCTAAAAAGACTTGCTCAAGTCTAGGTATGGGTTAATAGAGTTGAGACTTATCAAAAACAGAGTCCCTAATCTTTTTAGTGCTAGAAATATTGAACTTCAAAGCCTATATAGAACAATatttgggttcacccctagggtgAACCTATTCACtcacccccttataaaataaggaaataaaatctgtatacattattataaaattaaaaacttaaaccgttcttttataaatccaaatcgatatataatttcattctaattgtaaaaactaaatcctaaccatctcatttataaacacaaaccgacatataattccATCCCAATTGTaatatctaaaccctaaccatctcatttgtaaacccaaacaaacatataattttgttctaattgtaaaatctaaaccctaaccatcttatttgtaaactcaaaccgacatttaatttcattttaattgtaaaatctaaccctgaccacctcatttgtaaacccaaaccgatatataatttcgttttaattgtaaaatctaaattctaaccacttcatttgtaaacccaaaccgacatataatttcgttttcactgtaaaatctaaactctaatcaccttatttgtaaacccaaaccaacacataattttgttctaattataaaaatttaaaccaagccaatatttaactttccttaattaaaagtatacaaaatttgttttcttaatttattttgatttttaattttattttgatttattttttaaatgaaatattagatggaaaattttgattggttgaaaggATAGGGAGTGAACAAAAAGGTTCATCCTTAAGTAATTTTCGTATAAGAAATACTGAGAAACTCAAAATGGCAATTTTCCAAGTATTGCTGAGCAAGCTCTTGAACCTTTTCTAAAATTATTCATGTACTTTAAAGTATGTAAATGTAATTTGAATTTAATCATTGTTTTTCCGTTTTTCAGATTATAACAAATCTCACGTAGATTTTACATTATCATGGCGATCGGAGACAAAAGTCTCACACAACATAACATTATCATCAAGCATGATCCCCGAAAGTATCAAACAAGCTCTTTATATAAACGCCAAGCTTCCAACACCTAACCTTCTGGAAGAAACAGAGTCTTTGTCAAATTGCCAAGTAAGCTTTTCAGTTCACACTTCCGTTGACTTCCTCTGTATACTATGACTTTTGGAAGAAACAACCATATTTATTagtctttctttgattttcgCTTCGATTTTGGTCCCTCACTTGTTCGGGTTCTTCCACATTTTACAATATGTACACAAACCGATCTAACTGCATCGGAGGTGAAGTGGCTCATATACTTTTGgaagaaagaaatattattaacaACAGAAAGTGAAAGGCATGCATAGTGGTGGGAAATGAGAGAAGATTGCTAACTCACTGTGTGATGATTGCTCATATTGTTTCACTACAACGTGTGTGTTTACGTTCTGTGGAAAAGGAGAAGACTATTCTATCTAacacagtttttatttttattttaaacgaCTATTCAAAGTGTCAGTATGTAATTACTGCTTCGGGTACCCACCAAAGTAATTAAAACGTTTTGAAGATCTTGCAATTTTGGTATCCGATGTTTTCGAAGCTAAAagattttcctctttttctttgaaaacaattgagcaaaaaaaaataataatttgtcaCTGTCGGCAAAGGCTGTCGGTGCTTTTCAACCATGCAAAGTATCTCATATTTTAGACTCACTCGAACGagaatttaatattatttcgaGTGGACCAAAACGTAAGTCTTTTCTTCAATTGTTCTTTGCATCGTCTCTGGTACGTACGCTCAAATTAGTAAACTTCAAATTTCAGATCTCTCAATTTCTGTAAAATGGGTCTCCCTTTCTCGATACCCTCCTTTGATCCGTGTGTAAATGAAGTCTCTGAATGGCTAGAGACGAGTGTAAGATATATTCTAAATCTCGAGAAGAATCTTGTGGATCTAGAGAGAACCATGGAGGAGCTCAAGGCTAAGCGGGATGATTTGTCAAGACGGCTCACAATTGAGGAGGGCAGAGGTCTGCAAAGGCTTGCCGAATTCGAGGTATGGCTTAATAGAGTTGTGATTGTCGAAAAAGAAGTCAGTGATATTCTTTATGATAGAGATGTTCAACTTCAAAGGATGTGTCTTTTCGGGTTTTGCTCTATGAGTTTACTGTCAAGCCACCGTTACGGGAAAAGTGTTTTCTTAACGTTGGGAAAAGTTGAGGAACTGAAAAATAAAGAGTTTAACGTGATCGCTGCGCAAGCTCAAACGCCTGGGGTGGAGGAACAACCTCTTGAACCGATAATTGTTGGTCAAGAAACAATGCTCGAGAAGGCATGGAAACATCTCATGGAAGATGGAGTTGGTATTATGGGTATCTACGGTATGGGTGGTGTAGGGAAGACAACTCTTCTCACACAAATCAACAATAAGTTCAGTAACGATAGACGGGGATTTGACTACGTTATTTGGGTTGTGGTATCTAAAGACTCACAGATGGAGGAGATTCAAGAGGAAATCGCTGAGAAAGTTGGTCGTAATGGAGAGGAATGGAAACAAATGGATAGAAGGCAAAAGACTAGCTGTTTATTCAAATTCTTAAAGGAAAagagttttgtgttgtttttagATGACATATGGGAGAAGGTGGATTTAGCTGAGATCGGAGTTCCGGATCCAAGAAAGCAGAAAGGATGTAAATTGGCATTTACCACTCGTTCTGTGGATGTATGTGCGCGAATGGGGGTTGAAAGACCAATGGAGGTCCAATGCTTGGCAGACAATGACGCATTTGATTTTTTCCAGACAAAGGTTGGTGAAACAACACTTGGAAGCGATCCGGGAATCCCCGAACTTGCAAGAGAAGTTGCTAAAAAATGTTGTGGCTTACCATTGGCTCTCAAAATCATAGGCGAGACCATGTCATCCAAGACGAAGGTACAAGAATGGCGTCATGCGATACATGTTTTGAATTCATACGCTGCAGAGTTTTTTGGCATGGACGATAAGATCCTTCCGCTTTTGAAGTATAGCTACGATAGTCTTAAGGAGGAAGATGTTAAATCGTGTTTGCTATATTGTGCTTTAtatccagaagatgctgaaatTGTGAAAGATGACTTGATAGAGCAATTGATATGCGAGAATATCATAGATGGAAGTGAAGGTATAGAAAAGGCTGAGGACAAGGGTTATGATATTATTGGTAGTCTTGCCCGCGCATCATTGTTGATGGAGGGGGAGGATGATTTTGGAAGAGGTGTTGTGCGTATGCATGACGTTGTTCGTGAAATGGCCTTATGGATCGCTTCTGAATTGGGAACACAAAAAGAGGCCTTCATTGTGCGTGCAGGTGTTGGGTTACGTGAAATTCCAAAGGTGAAGAATTGGAACATTGTGCGAAGGATGTCGTTAATGGATAATAGGATTGTTCATCTCGTTGGGAGTCCTGAATGTATGGAACTCACAACTTTCCTCATGGGATTGGGAGGATATGGAAGTTTCTGGAATCAATTGGAAGATATATCGAGTGAATTCTTCAATTACATGCCAAAGTTAGTTGTTTTGGATTTATCGCGTAATCGCAGTCTCTCTGAATTGCCGGAAGGAATATCAAATCTAGTTTCTTTGCGTTATCTCAACTTGAGTGCAACTAGTATACGCTGTTTGCCAAAGAAGGTACTACAAGAGTTGAAAAAACTAATTCACTTGGATTTGGAGAATACATCGAAGCTTGAAAGTATTGCTGGGATATCAAGTCTGTATAATCTGAAAGTTTTGAAATTACGTGGATCGGATTTTCCATGGGATCTCGACACAGTGAAGGAGTTGGAAACTTTGGAACATTTAGAGATTTTAACTACAAGTTTCAATGTTTCTCCAACTCTGGAGCAATTTTTGAGCTCTCTTAGGCTGATGAGTCGTACACGATTTCTACGGATCTGTGACAATTTTGAAACATCACCAAATAGACATCTTGAATCAACTGGAATATCACTTTTAGGATCTATGGACAGGCTTCGGGAATTCAGAATTATGAGATGTCGTATCCCTGAGATAAAGATCGGAAGGATATGTAGCTTCTTGAGCCTCGTCACAGTTTCTATAATAGGTTGTGAAAGCTTGAGGGAATTGACGTTTCTAATGTTCGCTCCAAATCTTAGAACTCTTCGGATTGCTGGTATAAAAGACATTGaagatataataaacaaagagaaagcttGTGAAGTTGAAGAATCAGGGAATGTTCCTTTCCAAAAGCTGAATGATCTTTCTTTAGAATATCTACCAAAGCTGAAGAATATATATTGGAGTCCTGTACCCTTTCCATGTCTAGAGGAAATCTATGTATGGGGATGTCCAAATCTGAAAAAGCTTCCACTCCATTCCAAAAGTGGCAAGCAGGGTGTAAATGGATGCATCATACGTTACAAATCTCCAGGATGGATTAAAGATGTGGAATGGGAAGACCAAGCTACAAAACTCCgcttcttatcttcttcatgCTTAGAAGAGGACCAAGAGGTCTAAcatttctcctcttctcttatttgattttcaagGATTCTAACTGCTTCCATCTTTAATGCCTCTTGTCTCTTTTTGTGTATGTTAATTTTGATAATAGGAGTGATTGAGGCTTACTAAGGGAGCAAGTTCAAAATCGTCATTTGGGTTTAATTTGTTCTAAAGGGAAactttctatctctctctctctctgctttccATGGAGTAAAAGTACCCTATCTATTTATCTCTCTCATCTTTCAAACTCTGTATTGCTTTCGAtgagttcttttctttttttatgccTTTTCACATGAAACATACTTTAAAGGCTATTGAAAATGGTTGCAACTTTATTGGGATGTGAATTTcttgtgatgatgataagaTAATGGGAGCTGATAGAGTTAAGTGAAGAATCTAGTCCAGTCAGTGTTATTGACTAAATAGAAGTGTTGTGGATCATTGTGAGAGTATCCTGCGTGATCACTGTGGGTGTTTAGAGCTTGTGTGCTCTGCTCTTAGGGAGATGAGATtggagaactgtaactccaaGCTCATCATGAATTAGGTTTGATTTGCGATTTGATGGAGAATCGTTTTGTGTTGGGAGATTACGCTAATTTCGTGAAGTTGCATCTTGCACATGGCTTCATCGAAGGAGACGCAGATGATGTTTTTTGTGATTTAGAATCGGTGGTGCCTTACGAGAGTTGGGACGCGATGAAGAAGGGAtcgttgttgtgtgtttttttggtgCCGATGATGATTCTTGAGAGAATAAGCTTTCTCTTGGAGCGAGAACAACGATGAGACAAACTAAAGCAATCGTTTCAACAACTAAAGTCTGAGAAAATCCAAACGATTCCAGTGGAGagaaatcatataaccaattgTCTCATCGACCTTTTCCCTGCCTATAGACCAACAATTTTCAgatgatgttgcaataatatgACCAAAGCTGAAAAGCCTTTCGCTCAAACACCCAGAGAATTGATTGAAGGTCTTGAATGGGAGGTTGAAGCTACCAACCACCGATAGGTTTATTGTTTATCATGCTCTCTAATGCGTTTCAGGTTAtgaagtgttttctttttcattactCATATTTCTGTCTTTAATTTGGTCTGATTACAGATTTGTGTGTTTGTATGTGGTTTGTGGCTACTCTGTTCGTGGTCTTCTCTCTATCCGTAAAAGGTCTCAGCCACCAAACTATGAAGCTTCTGTTTATTAAAACGGTCCAGACAAACCAACTACATATGACAACATTTGCTCTTTTTcacatttacattttcttttggcaataaatttttattcctttaattttattcacttcaattatatttttgaaagtggATTTGGTTTAATCTTACACTTCTTCTATGCCACaccttaatttaattttaatcacatcaattaaattaaaagtggATTTGGTTAATCTCCTATTCTTCTTCAAGTTGTTCACCCAACACCTACTAATACATGACCGGTACTCAAccacctttttttgtttatgtcccATATATTCATAGTAACACATGTAATTCAAGAAACATCCAAATTACTTGATAACATGCCTTtccaaactttttaaaaaatatgcaACACATCCTAGTAAGGGTATATACATAGTATATTATAGAACTAATTGGTAAAGTAGACACTTtttcaacaaataatttgaaaagtagacacttttgaaaacaaatttgagaGATAGGCActtttctctttcctctttAATGGAAAGCTCTATTAGATAGGCATttagaaaatgacatttttaactttttggttattttttatgtatccacataaagataaatttgcataaagacaaatttattttttaaactgagcctaataaaaataaataactatgttttaataattgatgaattttatacattttatttttttagacatgaccaaaataataacctttaaaaaattatctttataaatgaataaatccttttttaatggatttatgtgttttgaattttagatGTGTGATTGATTTATCTTAAACAACATTAAAACATGTATTATGGATAATTATATCACACATTTCATAAACTTTCCAAGATATCATTATTAGacacattacaatattttaaattgatttttagaaatttcataaacttcccaatttttttttttttttttttttttagttttgagttctctattttatatttaggttatagttttgaagaaatatggtttagtatttagagtgtatggtttagttttgaaaatttatttagatGGTACACCAAAACTATATTATGGAGTTGAATTATGTTAATCATATCGTGATGCATTAATTTCGGTATCATAGGAAATTTTACAGTGACCAACCTTTTGCgagccaacaacaacaacaacatacacAAAAATTAACTAACACACCACTCAGCGAGGAGGAGCCAATGCTCAATAAAATGTGACATGAGTTCCTCTCAAAACTCTACATATGAAATCAATACTTTCATA from Camelina sativa cultivar DH55 chromosome 7, Cs, whole genome shotgun sequence includes the following:
- the LOC104703863 gene encoding probable disease resistance protein At1g63360, yielding MGLPFSIPSFDPCVNEVSEWLETSVRYILNLEKNLVDLERTMEELKAKRDDLSRRLTIEEGRGLQRLAEFEVWLNRVVIVEKEVSDILYDRDVQLQRMCLFGFCSMSLLSSHRYGKSVFLTLGKVEELKNKEFNVIAAQAQTPGVEEQPLEPIIVGQETMLEKAWKHLMEDGVGIMGIYGMGGVGKTTLLTQINNKFSNDRRGFDYVIWVVVSKDSQMEEIQEEIAEKVGRNGEEWKQMDRRQKTSCLFKFLKEKSFVLFLDDIWEKVDLAEIGVPDPRKQKGCKLAFTTRSVDVCARMGVERPMEVQCLADNDAFDFFQTKVGETTLGSDPGIPELAREVAKKCCGLPLALKIIGETMSSKTKVQEWRHAIHVLNSYAAEFFGMDDKILPLLKYSYDSLKEEDVKSCLLYCALYPEDAEIVKDDLIEQLICENIIDGSEGIEKAEDKGYDIIGSLARASLLMEGEDDFGRGVVRMHDVVREMALWIASELGTQKEAFIVRAGVGLREIPKVKNWNIVRRMSLMDNRIVHLVGSPECMELTTFLMGLGGYGSFWNQLEDISSEFFNYMPKLVVLDLSRNRSLSELPEGISNLVSLRYLNLSATSIRCLPKKVLQELKKLIHLDLENTSKLESIAGISSLYNLKVLKLRGSDFPWDLDTVKELETLEHLEILTTSFNVSPTLEQFLSSLRLMSRTRFLRICDNFETSPNRHLESTGISLLGSMDRLREFRIMRCRIPEIKIGRICSFLSLVTVSIIGCESLRELTFLMFAPNLRTLRIAGIKDIEDIINKEKACEVEESGNVPFQKLNDLSLEYLPKLKNIYWSPVPFPCLEEIYVWGCPNLKKLPLHSKSGKQGVNGCIIRYKSPGWIKDVEWEDQATKLRFLSSSCLEEDQEE